One region of Chitinivorax sp. B genomic DNA includes:
- a CDS encoding ferritin-like domain-containing protein has protein sequence MLYPELFASLEKARWNLQEDIPWSKFDGSMLTDEQAQTVKMNAITEWAALPATEMFLRDNRDDSDFSAFMSIWFYEEQKHALVLMEYLRRFRPELCPTEAELHAVRFDFDPAPKLETLMLHFCGEVRLTQWYRRASEWHTEPVIKFIYETISRDEARHGGAYLKYMKRAIERCGLEAKRAFAKIGVLMASSNRAGKPLHPTNLHVNQSLFPNDTVQSRLPDPDWLERWLDKQIQFGKEWEERVVGGILRNLSSLFDSEFKSVADLNRFRKGLAPSV, from the coding sequence ATGTTGTATCCCGAACTGTTTGCTTCGCTGGAAAAAGCCCGTTGGAACTTGCAGGAGGACATTCCCTGGAGCAAGTTTGACGGTTCTATGCTGACCGACGAACAGGCACAGACGGTCAAGATGAATGCGATTACTGAATGGGCGGCGCTGCCGGCAACGGAGATGTTCCTGCGCGATAATCGCGATGATTCCGACTTCAGTGCGTTCATGTCGATCTGGTTTTATGAAGAGCAGAAGCACGCGCTAGTGTTGATGGAATACCTGCGTCGTTTCCGTCCCGAGCTGTGTCCAACGGAGGCGGAATTGCATGCGGTCCGGTTTGATTTTGATCCGGCGCCAAAATTGGAAACGCTGATGCTGCATTTCTGCGGTGAGGTGCGACTGACTCAGTGGTACCGCCGGGCATCGGAGTGGCATACCGAGCCAGTGATCAAGTTCATTTACGAGACTATCTCACGTGACGAGGCGCGTCATGGCGGGGCCTACCTGAAGTACATGAAGCGGGCCATTGAGCGTTGTGGATTGGAAGCCAAGCGTGCATTTGCCAAGATCGGCGTGTTGATGGCATCCAGTAATCGTGCGGGCAAGCCCTTGCATCCGACCAATCTACATGTGAATCAGTCCTTGTTTCCAAATGACACGGTGCAAAGCCGTCTACCTGATCCGGATTGGTTGGAACGCTGGTTGGACAAGCAGATCCAATTTGGTAAGGAGTGGGAGGAGCGTGTGGTAGGAGGGATCTTGCGCAATCTGTCGAGCCTTTTTGATTCAGAGTTCAAATCGGTGGCTGATTTGAACCGCTTCCGCAAAGGTTTGGCGCCTTCTGTTTAA
- the mmuM gene encoding homocysteine S-methyltransferase: MNTLDTLQAITNQQRVIILDGALATELERRGAKLNDSLWSARLLMEQPAMIAQVHLDYFMAGANVATTASYQATFARLAERGIGHAEARVLMMKSVELAQSARDTFMQQRPDAIRPLIAASIGPYGAFLANGAEYRGEYGLDDAQLRDFHHERIAVLLAAGADLLAFETIPSQQEARVLARLLYDEFPQAKAWISFSCKDEMHICEGDRFDACVAELANVPQLLAIGVNCTSPVFVSSLLRLARQVTDKPLLAYPNSGEQYDPLSKTWQGAAELASFAQAAQSWHTAGANWIGGCCRTTPADIQAIYDWARH; this comes from the coding sequence ATGAACACCCTCGACACACTTCAAGCCATTACCAATCAACAGCGGGTGATAATCCTAGATGGCGCCTTGGCAACTGAACTGGAACGACGTGGTGCCAAACTGAACGATTCGCTCTGGTCGGCTAGATTGTTGATGGAACAGCCGGCGATGATCGCTCAGGTACACCTCGACTATTTCATGGCCGGCGCCAATGTGGCCACAACCGCAAGCTATCAGGCCACCTTTGCCAGGTTAGCCGAACGCGGGATTGGCCATGCGGAAGCACGAGTGCTGATGATGAAATCGGTTGAACTTGCCCAATCGGCACGAGATACCTTCATGCAGCAGCGACCGGATGCCATCCGGCCGTTAATAGCAGCCTCGATCGGCCCCTATGGGGCATTCCTTGCCAATGGCGCCGAATATCGAGGTGAATATGGTCTGGATGATGCCCAGCTAAGGGACTTCCATCACGAGCGAATTGCGGTACTACTTGCAGCAGGGGCCGATCTACTGGCGTTCGAAACTATCCCCAGCCAGCAGGAAGCCCGTGTACTGGCAAGGTTACTATATGACGAGTTTCCTCAGGCAAAAGCCTGGATAAGCTTTTCCTGCAAGGATGAAATGCACATTTGTGAGGGTGATCGCTTTGATGCTTGCGTGGCAGAACTGGCCAACGTGCCACAGTTATTGGCAATTGGCGTGAACTGCACCTCGCCGGTATTTGTGTCAAGCCTGTTGCGGCTAGCGAGGCAGGTAACGGATAAACCCTTACTGGCCTATCCTAATTCAGGTGAACAGTACGACCCTTTGAGCAAAACCTGGCAAGGCGCTGCGGAGCTGGCCAGTTTTGCGCAAGCAGCACAAAGCTGGCACACCGCCGGGGCTAACTGGATTGGTGGTTGCTGTCGTACAACGCCGGCAGATATTCAGGCTATTTACGACTGGGCACGTCACTGA
- the yiaA gene encoding inner membrane protein YiaA encodes MLGLIIPMPLKDFAMHPSATRPSSAFVAASWLALAVGSLSYLVGLWNATMQLNEKGYYLIVLLYGLFAVVSMQKTVRDRQEGIPVTSSYYGMCLVSVAAAILLLVIGLWNATLALSEKGFYGIAFTMSLFAAITVQKNTRDINALSNNRLSHMDEPHPLQ; translated from the coding sequence ATGCTTGGCTTAATCATCCCAATGCCACTAAAGGATTTTGCCATGCACCCATCGGCTACTCGCCCATCGTCCGCCTTCGTCGCCGCATCCTGGCTTGCGCTGGCGGTCGGTTCGCTCTCTTACTTGGTTGGGTTGTGGAATGCCACCATGCAGCTCAATGAAAAAGGCTACTATTTGATCGTGCTGCTTTATGGATTGTTTGCCGTGGTATCGATGCAAAAAACGGTAAGGGATCGGCAAGAAGGTATTCCCGTTACCAGTTCCTACTATGGTATGTGCTTGGTTTCAGTAGCAGCAGCAATCCTTCTATTGGTCATTGGATTATGGAATGCCACGCTGGCACTCAGCGAAAAAGGGTTTTACGGGATTGCCTTCACCATGAGCCTGTTCGCTGCGATCACGGTGCAGAAAAACACGCGAGACATTAATGCACTGTCCAACAACAGGCTATCTCACATGGATGAGCCCCACCCCCTTCAGTAA
- the icd gene encoding NADP-dependent isocitrate dehydrogenase yields MTTSHITVPQGGAQIVPGQAIPNNPIIPFIEGDGIGIDITPVMIKVIDAAVEKAYGGQKKIHWMEVFAGEKSTRIYGPDEWLPKETFDALKKYSVSIKGPMTTPVGGGIRSLNVALRQELDLYQCVRPVQYFKGVPSPLKNPELTNMVIFRENTEDIYAGIEWQAESDQAKKVIAFLQNEMGVKKIRFPETSGIGIKPVSKQGTERLVRAAIKYAIDNDRKSVTIVHKGNIMKFTEGGFRDWAYALAKNEFGAQPIDGGPWCSFKNPKTGREIVVKDAIADAFLQQILLRPAEYDVIATCNLNGDYISDALAAQVGGIGIAPGANISDQYACFEATHGTAPKYAGQDKVNPGSLILSAEMMLRHLGWVEAANLVIKSMEAAISDKVVTYDFARLMDGAKEVSCSAFGDAMIARM; encoded by the coding sequence ATGACGACTTCCCATATCACGGTACCGCAAGGCGGCGCACAAATCGTTCCCGGCCAAGCGATTCCCAACAACCCCATCATCCCCTTCATTGAAGGCGATGGTATCGGTATCGACATCACCCCAGTCATGATCAAAGTAATCGACGCTGCCGTTGAAAAAGCTTACGGCGGCCAGAAGAAGATCCACTGGATGGAAGTCTTCGCCGGCGAAAAGTCCACCCGTATCTACGGCCCGGACGAATGGTTGCCGAAGGAAACCTTCGACGCACTGAAGAAATACTCCGTATCGATCAAGGGGCCGATGACCACCCCGGTTGGCGGCGGCATCCGTTCGCTGAATGTAGCACTGCGTCAAGAACTGGATCTGTACCAATGTGTACGCCCAGTACAATACTTCAAGGGCGTGCCTTCCCCCCTGAAGAACCCTGAGCTGACCAACATGGTGATCTTCCGTGAAAACACTGAAGACATCTATGCCGGTATCGAATGGCAAGCTGAATCAGACCAAGCCAAGAAAGTCATCGCGTTCCTGCAGAACGAAATGGGCGTGAAGAAGATCCGCTTCCCAGAAACCTCTGGTATCGGTATCAAGCCGGTTTCCAAGCAAGGTACCGAGCGTCTGGTTCGCGCTGCAATCAAGTATGCAATCGACAACGATCGCAAGAGCGTGACCATCGTTCACAAGGGCAACATCATGAAGTTCACCGAAGGTGGCTTCCGTGATTGGGCTTACGCATTGGCGAAGAATGAATTCGGTGCTCAACCGATCGATGGCGGCCCATGGTGCTCATTCAAGAACCCGAAAACTGGCCGTGAAATCGTTGTAAAAGACGCCATTGCCGATGCATTCCTGCAACAGATCCTGTTGCGTCCGGCGGAATATGATGTAATCGCAACCTGCAACCTGAACGGCGACTACATCTCCGACGCGCTGGCTGCACAGGTTGGTGGTATCGGTATCGCCCCAGGTGCCAATATCTCCGACCAATACGCCTGCTTTGAAGCAACCCACGGCACTGCACCGAAGTATGCTGGCCAAGACAAGGTGAACCCTGGCTCACTGATCCTGTCCGCAGAAATGATGCTGCGTCACCTTGGCTGGGTTGAAGCCGCAAACCTGGTTATCAAGTCGATGGAAGCTGCGATTTCCGATAAAGTCGTGACCTACGATTTTGCTCGCCTGATGGATGGCGCGAAGGAAGTCAGCTGCTCTGCATTCGGCGATGCCATGATCGCGCGCATGTAA
- a CDS encoding pseudouridine synthase produces the protein MPELILLNKPYGVICQFSPHETHPSLSSLIDIPDVYPAGRLDTDSEGLLLLTSDGRLQAHIADPKHKLPKTYWVQVEGVPTDEVLDQLRRGVDLGDFVTLPAEVRRLETPDLWPRNPPIRVRKSVPDSWIELVIREGKNRQVRRMTAKVGFPTLRLVRVRIGDYFVTDLAPGEWRRVQVALPPLSRGVSADKPKADHGTTRRGHKLRTRSTAQRR, from the coding sequence ATGCCCGAGTTGATTTTACTCAATAAACCCTACGGGGTAATCTGCCAGTTCTCGCCACACGAGACACATCCGTCTTTATCGTCTTTGATCGATATTCCCGATGTGTACCCAGCAGGTCGGCTGGATACCGATAGTGAAGGTCTGTTGTTGTTGACTAGCGATGGTCGATTGCAAGCCCATATTGCAGATCCGAAACACAAACTGCCAAAGACCTATTGGGTGCAGGTGGAAGGCGTGCCGACCGACGAAGTACTGGATCAACTGCGACGAGGGGTGGATCTGGGCGATTTTGTTACTTTGCCGGCAGAAGTGCGGCGGTTGGAAACGCCTGACCTGTGGCCACGTAATCCGCCGATCCGGGTGCGTAAAAGCGTGCCGGACAGCTGGATTGAACTGGTGATTCGGGAAGGAAAGAATCGTCAGGTACGGCGCATGACCGCCAAAGTGGGCTTTCCGACACTGCGTCTGGTACGTGTTCGCATTGGGGATTATTTTGTGACGGATTTGGCGCCTGGCGAGTGGCGACGTGTACAGGTGGCGTTACCGCCACTATCGCGCGGTGTGTCTGCTGATAAGCCCAAGGCAGATCATGGCACGACACGGCGGGGGCATAAGCTGCGTACTCGTTCAACCGCTCAGCGTCGATGA
- the aceK gene encoding bifunctional isocitrate dehydrogenase kinase/phosphatase has protein sequence MDTPNTIHPIARRIATALVEGFDRHYLLFRQCSREAKQRFEQGQWQSVQLAAKERIQYYDDRVQECVDRLHMEFKADSLGEGIWQQVKFHFVSLLVNHKQPECAETFFNSVCCRILHRDYFNNDFIFVRPTISTEHIESDPPTYRSYYPSRLGLHKTIRQIVQDFDWQTPFADLQRDISYVVQALKEHLGDWPEAEPNYQIQVLYSPFYRNKAAYVIGKAVNGNLEYPFCVPVLHDEQGKLYMDTILLDARRIGVLFSFSRAYFMVDMEVPSGYVQFLRTLLPTKSRAELYTMIGLQKQGKTMFYRDFMHHLRHSRDDLIIAPGIKGLVMLVFTLPSYPYVFKVIKDYIAPPKEVTKEIVEAKYQLVKQHDRVGRMADTLEFSNVAFPRERFTQELLEEFRKMAPSLLEEKDDSIVIRHLYIERRLTPLNIYLERGTPEQVEHGIREYGNAIKELASANIFPGDMLFKNFGVTRYGRVIFYDYDEIEYMTDCHFRKVPPAPTPEFEMASEPWYPIAKNDVFPEEFGSFLLGATGVRKVFMQYHADLFKAELWQTKQAKIRAGFIEDFYPYPESLRFGRRHGGIGQEDIG, from the coding sequence ATGGATACGCCCAATACCATTCATCCCATTGCCCGCCGCATCGCGACCGCGCTGGTAGAAGGCTTTGATCGCCACTATCTTTTGTTTCGCCAATGTTCTCGAGAGGCCAAACAACGTTTTGAGCAAGGGCAATGGCAATCGGTACAGCTGGCGGCCAAGGAGCGTATTCAGTATTACGATGATCGGGTGCAGGAGTGTGTTGACCGGTTACATATGGAATTCAAGGCGGATAGCTTGGGTGAAGGCATCTGGCAGCAGGTGAAGTTTCACTTTGTCTCATTGTTGGTTAATCACAAGCAACCGGAATGTGCCGAGACCTTCTTCAATTCGGTGTGTTGTCGCATTTTGCATCGGGATTACTTCAACAACGATTTCATCTTTGTCCGGCCGACCATTTCGACCGAGCATATCGAATCCGACCCACCAACTTATCGCAGCTATTATCCAAGCCGCCTGGGGCTACATAAAACCATCCGTCAGATCGTACAGGATTTTGACTGGCAAACGCCGTTTGCAGACTTGCAGCGAGATATCAGCTATGTCGTCCAGGCATTGAAGGAGCATTTGGGAGATTGGCCGGAAGCAGAGCCGAATTATCAGATTCAGGTACTGTATTCACCGTTTTATCGGAACAAGGCTGCTTATGTGATCGGTAAGGCGGTCAACGGCAATCTGGAGTATCCATTCTGCGTGCCTGTCCTGCACGATGAACAAGGCAAGTTGTATATGGATACCATTTTGCTGGATGCTCGACGAATCGGTGTGCTGTTCAGCTTCTCCCGGGCGTACTTCATGGTGGATATGGAGGTGCCCAGTGGCTATGTCCAGTTCTTGCGTACCTTGCTACCAACCAAGTCACGTGCCGAGCTGTATACAATGATTGGTTTACAGAAGCAGGGTAAGACCATGTTCTATCGTGACTTCATGCATCACCTGCGGCATTCGCGCGATGACTTGATTATTGCTCCAGGTATCAAAGGCTTGGTCATGTTGGTATTCACGTTGCCTTCCTATCCTTATGTATTCAAGGTGATCAAGGACTACATTGCACCGCCTAAGGAAGTGACCAAAGAGATTGTCGAAGCCAAATACCAATTGGTCAAGCAGCACGACCGTGTGGGTCGTATGGCGGATACGCTGGAGTTTTCCAATGTGGCATTCCCGCGTGAGCGTTTCACGCAGGAATTGCTTGAGGAGTTCCGCAAGATGGCGCCGTCGCTGCTGGAGGAAAAGGATGACAGTATTGTCATTCGCCACTTGTATATTGAGCGTCGGCTGACACCACTCAATATCTATCTGGAGCGCGGGACCCCAGAGCAAGTGGAACATGGTATACGTGAGTATGGCAACGCCATCAAGGAGCTGGCATCAGCCAATATCTTTCCTGGTGACATGCTGTTCAAGAACTTCGGTGTCACCCGCTATGGTCGTGTGATCTTCTACGATTACGATGAGATCGAATACATGACGGACTGTCATTTTCGCAAGGTGCCACCAGCGCCAACACCTGAGTTTGAAATGGCTAGTGAGCCATGGTATCCAATTGCCAAAAACGATGTCTTTCCAGAAGAATTCGGTTCCTTCTTGCTAGGCGCGACAGGGGTACGCAAGGTATTCATGCAATACCACGCCGACCTTTTCAAGGCTGAGTTGTGGCAGACCAAGCAAGCGAAGATTCGTGCCGGTTTTATCGAAGATTTCTATCCCTATCCGGAATCGTTACGTTTTGGGAGGCGCCATGGCGGGATCGGGCAGGAGGATATTGGATGA
- a CDS encoding transporter substrate-binding domain-containing protein yields the protein MSFVAVLPPSRQRSGFVLISMLILPNLLVLADDQVIYPAAESANDVRHDDKLELLTGALERTRSDFGGYTLAPAPVVMNKARQFASLERGMALTVIWSATSQELEDRFLPVRIPLRKGLLGYKIALIPHDKQPFFDNVHSLEDLKKVVIGTGNGWVSTDVFKNAGLTVSVSNYESLFKLTALGRIDMFPRGLNEVFAEYEANKKELPTLAIEQRLVLYYPNAYYFFVGKTNTRLARRLEQGLRTMIKDGSFDAIFWRYNGDAIREAKLHQRRFIEIIDRSLPPATPLKEKNLWFDPTAPRPGNQNN from the coding sequence ATGAGCTTTGTTGCCGTACTTCCCCCCTCACGCCAACGTAGTGGTTTTGTGCTGATCAGTATGTTGATCTTGCCCAACCTGCTCGTACTGGCTGATGATCAAGTGATTTATCCTGCTGCAGAATCGGCCAACGATGTACGCCATGATGACAAGCTGGAATTGCTGACAGGCGCACTGGAACGTACCCGTTCGGATTTTGGAGGCTATACACTGGCCCCCGCGCCGGTTGTCATGAACAAGGCAAGACAGTTCGCCTCGCTTGAACGCGGGATGGCATTGACGGTTATCTGGAGTGCGACATCGCAAGAACTGGAAGATCGCTTTTTACCAGTCCGTATTCCTCTACGTAAAGGCCTTCTTGGCTACAAAATTGCGTTGATTCCACACGATAAGCAACCTTTTTTCGATAATGTGCATTCACTGGAGGATTTGAAAAAGGTGGTGATCGGCACAGGCAATGGCTGGGTCAGTACCGATGTCTTCAAAAATGCAGGCTTGACGGTCTCGGTCAGCAACTATGAGAGCCTGTTCAAATTAACGGCACTGGGCCGGATCGACATGTTCCCTCGTGGACTGAACGAGGTATTTGCAGAGTACGAGGCCAACAAAAAAGAACTGCCAACATTGGCAATCGAACAACGCCTTGTGCTTTACTATCCCAATGCCTACTACTTTTTTGTCGGCAAAACCAACACTCGCCTGGCAAGACGTTTGGAACAAGGCCTGCGGACCATGATCAAGGATGGCAGCTTTGACGCAATATTCTGGCGTTACAACGGCGATGCCATCCGTGAAGCAAAATTACATCAACGCCGTTTCATCGAAATCATTGATCGGTCATTACCTCCAGCCACACCACTGAAGGAAAAAAACTTATGGTTCGATCCAACAGCCCCAAGGCCCGGCAACCAGAACAACTGA
- a CDS encoding hemolysin family protein, translating to MEVLILFGLIVLNGLFAMSEIALVTARKARLMKMAAEGDSAAEIALKFGEDPTRFLSTVQIGITSIGILNGIVGEAVLAAPFSNWMQSLGLAQHIADVCATVIVVVIVTYVSIVVGELVPKRLGQISPELIARLVARPMQVLAALTRPFVLLLSLSTHTLLRLMGVRQNGSNIVTEEEIHALLDEGSEAGVIEQNQHAMVRNVFRLDERKLGSLMIPRSDVVFVDTTLPDTENLRRLVESEHSRFPVCEGGLDKLLGVIHAKQVLAYTAKGEAPNFIANLQPSVFVPETLTGMELLEQFRANNMQIAFVVDEYGEIGGIVTLRDLLEAVTGEFTPRNAEDAWAVQREDGSWLLDGAIPIPEMKDRLELKAVPEGDRGQYHMLSGMIMLLLGRVPVTGDYADWEGWRFEVVDMDGKRIDKVLATPVIEHIPSPLV from the coding sequence ATGGAAGTCCTGATCCTGTTTGGTCTGATTGTATTGAATGGTCTGTTCGCCATGTCCGAAATCGCACTAGTCACAGCACGTAAGGCACGGCTGATGAAAATGGCCGCCGAAGGTGACAGTGCGGCAGAAATCGCACTGAAATTTGGCGAAGATCCGACAAGATTTCTGTCAACGGTACAGATCGGCATTACCTCGATTGGTATTTTAAATGGTATTGTCGGTGAGGCTGTCCTGGCCGCGCCATTTTCAAACTGGATGCAAAGCCTGGGTTTGGCACAACACATCGCTGACGTTTGCGCCACCGTCATCGTTGTGGTTATCGTGACCTATGTCTCGATCGTCGTGGGTGAACTGGTCCCCAAGCGGCTGGGGCAAATCAGCCCGGAACTGATTGCACGACTGGTTGCACGCCCAATGCAGGTGTTGGCAGCACTGACACGACCATTTGTCCTGCTGTTGTCATTGTCGACCCACACACTGCTCCGTCTCATGGGCGTGCGGCAAAATGGCAGCAATATTGTCACTGAGGAAGAAATCCACGCCCTGCTGGATGAAGGCTCTGAAGCGGGTGTTATCGAACAGAACCAACATGCCATGGTCCGTAATGTCTTTCGTCTGGATGAACGCAAACTGGGTTCGTTGATGATCCCTCGTTCAGACGTTGTATTTGTGGATACCACCTTACCAGATACCGAAAATCTGCGCCGGTTGGTTGAATCCGAACATTCACGCTTTCCGGTTTGCGAAGGCGGGTTGGACAAACTGCTTGGTGTGATTCACGCCAAGCAAGTGCTGGCCTACACGGCGAAAGGTGAAGCACCCAATTTCATAGCCAATCTGCAACCCAGTGTCTTCGTGCCGGAAACATTGACCGGCATGGAATTGCTTGAGCAATTTCGTGCCAATAACATGCAGATTGCCTTTGTCGTGGATGAGTATGGTGAGATAGGCGGGATTGTCACATTACGCGATCTGTTGGAAGCGGTCACAGGTGAATTCACACCTCGCAATGCTGAAGATGCCTGGGCGGTACAACGTGAAGACGGTTCATGGTTGCTCGACGGTGCGATCCCGATTCCGGAGATGAAAGACCGCTTGGAACTGAAAGCCGTTCCAGAGGGAGACCGAGGCCAATACCATATGCTCAGTGGCATGATCATGTTGCTGCTGGGCCGAGTGCCTGTCACTGGTGATTATGCAGATTGGGAAGGGTGGCGATTTGAAGTTGTCGATATGGATGGCAAGCGCATTGACAAGGTTTTGGCTACACCCGTGATTGAGCATATCCCATCCCCATTGGTATAA
- a CDS encoding DUF6345 domain-containing protein has product MAEQLPVFKLAEPEINYSQANAVLTGLHGGRLPFSAEIQDKQHSVVQRVANKEVEFQKASGGIFARDTTQLWNPNLRPQLPDQANTKSIADQFINRLNLLPTNQPNVRVSFAGFSETGMATEGANSTLSTKTILDRQANYQVDMVISTPHGQARTLPVVGGGGKYKVAVGDQGAVIGYHGVWRPITGVVSREEILSRAEAEAQFRKSAGKLRLLRTESFLAYYSAPAFEKQEYLAPVWVVKAEANIAGNRVPLRNAIIAATRYGPRINIPQLATVEQRQALSFPEIGAVNLGETIGGFQLNPTAIYTLSADDAINEGGTSWIGASQGLPGSQANAQGFVNRLSSAGWTIRFNWGEGNAWESDWNANDDVYVDAVDFAFYTGHANSDGWVFNAPNDTFLHYTEVGAIAGSPNDRYGEQDLEWMVIAACGPHQSNHFTTGIGSAFDRWRGIFDGLHVFLGYGAVTYDNTTEGSRVTELALAGWTIIDAWFRAAWEIQPSTNGFSAPNGPTIYVTAMYAHMGDNATRNDRIWGAGATVADPVGPIQQRVLLWSGT; this is encoded by the coding sequence ATGGCAGAGCAGCTACCTGTTTTCAAACTGGCCGAACCGGAAATCAATTACAGTCAGGCCAATGCTGTATTGACCGGCTTGCATGGCGGCCGGTTACCATTTTCAGCAGAAATTCAAGATAAACAGCACAGTGTCGTTCAGCGTGTTGCAAACAAAGAAGTGGAATTTCAAAAAGCAAGCGGTGGCATCTTTGCAAGAGACACCACCCAACTTTGGAACCCCAATCTCAGGCCTCAGTTGCCCGATCAGGCAAATACAAAATCCATTGCAGACCAATTCATCAATCGGCTTAATTTACTACCAACCAACCAACCCAATGTCCGCGTATCGTTTGCAGGATTCAGCGAAACCGGCATGGCCACGGAAGGCGCCAATAGCACGTTATCAACCAAAACCATTCTGGACCGACAGGCCAACTATCAAGTTGACATGGTGATCAGCACACCTCATGGCCAAGCCCGCACCCTGCCAGTTGTCGGCGGCGGTGGAAAATACAAGGTTGCAGTAGGCGATCAAGGTGCGGTGATCGGATACCACGGTGTATGGCGCCCCATTACAGGCGTGGTCAGCCGTGAGGAAATCTTGTCACGAGCCGAGGCAGAAGCCCAATTCAGGAAATCCGCTGGAAAGCTGCGACTGTTACGTACAGAATCATTCCTAGCCTACTATTCCGCACCAGCTTTTGAAAAACAGGAATATCTGGCGCCTGTCTGGGTCGTGAAGGCAGAGGCCAACATTGCTGGCAATAGAGTGCCATTACGTAATGCCATCATTGCCGCAACCCGGTATGGCCCTCGGATCAACATTCCACAATTGGCCACGGTCGAACAACGACAAGCACTTTCCTTCCCCGAAATCGGAGCTGTCAATCTTGGCGAAACAATTGGCGGTTTCCAGCTCAACCCGACAGCCATCTATACCTTAAGTGCAGATGATGCAATCAACGAAGGTGGCACTTCCTGGATCGGTGCCAGTCAAGGATTGCCTGGCAGCCAAGCCAATGCTCAAGGCTTCGTCAACAGACTTTCGTCAGCAGGTTGGACCATCCGGTTCAACTGGGGTGAGGGAAACGCTTGGGAATCTGACTGGAATGCCAATGATGATGTCTATGTCGACGCAGTGGATTTTGCGTTCTACACAGGACACGCCAATTCAGATGGTTGGGTGTTCAATGCACCGAATGATACCTTCCTGCACTACACCGAGGTCGGTGCCATCGCCGGGAGTCCAAACGATCGATATGGAGAACAAGACCTGGAATGGATGGTAATCGCTGCGTGTGGTCCACATCAAAGCAATCACTTCACAACAGGAATTGGTAGTGCCTTCGATCGGTGGCGCGGCATCTTCGATGGCTTACATGTCTTCCTTGGCTATGGCGCAGTCACCTATGACAATACCACCGAAGGTTCCCGTGTCACTGAGCTGGCCCTGGCCGGCTGGACCATCATCGATGCCTGGTTCCGAGCTGCCTGGGAAATCCAGCCATCCACCAATGGCTTCAGTGCCCCGAATGGCCCAACCATCTATGTGACAGCAATGTACGCCCACATGGGAGATAACGCCACCCGCAACGACCGCATCTGGGGAGCCGGTGCGACAGTAGCTGACCCAGTTGGCCCAATCCAGCAACGCGTACTCCTGTGGTCCGGCACATGA